In one window of Solanum pennellii chromosome 2, SPENNV200 DNA:
- the LOC107009266 gene encoding phospholipase A1-II 1-like yields the protein MSSMAEKWEELSGKNKWEGLLNPLDVDLRKYIIQYGELAEVTYDTFISDKVSKYAGASRYSMENLFSNVGLDPSKYRVTKYFYATSSIPLPDAFITKSLSREAWSKESNFMGYIAVATDEGKVSLGRRDIVIAWRGTIQTLEWVNDLQFLLIPGPKVFGDGGLLPLFKPLVHHGFYNVYTSESARSNFNKKSARDQVIEEVKRLVEEYKNEEVSITVTGHSLGASLATLNAFDIAYNKINKASNGKEFPVTAFVFASPKVGDINFVNAFNKLKHLHVMRIHNILDIVPKYPPLGYFDVGQEIIIDTTKSPYLNLPGDILTWHNLECYLHGVAGTQGIGLLAGFKLEVDRDIALVNKSSGALKSEYLVPANWWTAKNKGMVQQEDGKWVLNDREEYDIVVAEV from the exons atgtctagCATGGCTGAGAAATGGGAGGAACTTAGTGGGAAAAACAAATGGGAGGGGCTATTAAACCCATTGGATGTTGATCTTCGTaaatacatcattcaatatGGAGAATTAGCTGAAGTGACTTACGATACCTTCATTTCTGATAAAGTATCTAAATACGCGGGAGCTAGCAGATACTCGATGGAAAACCTTTTTTCTAACGTTGGCCTTGACCCATCGAAGTATCGCGTAACCAAATATTTCTATGCTACCTCATCTATTCCACTTCCTGATGCTTTCATTACGAAATCATTGTCGAGGGAAGCATGGAGTAAGGAATCAAATTTTATGGGATATATTGCTGTGGCTACTGATGAGGGAAAAGTTTCACTAGGAAGAAGAGATATTGTTATTGCTTGGAGAGGAACAATTCAGACACTGGAGTGGGTTAATGACCTTCAGTTTTTACTAATTCCAGGACCAAAAGTGTTTGGTGATGGGGGTTTACTTCCTTTGTTCAAACCATTGGTGCATCATGGCTTCTACAACGTTTATACATCAGAAAGTGCAcgatcaaattttaataaaaaaagtgcTAGAGATCag GTTATTGAAGAAGTGAAGAGATTGGTTGAGGAATATAAGAATGAAGAGGTGAGCATAACTGTGACTGGACACAGCCTGGGTGCATCACTTGCAACTCTAAATGCATTTGACATAGCTtacaataaaatcaacaaaGCAAGTAATGGGAAGGAATTTCCAGTCACAGCTTTTGTATTTGCAAGTCCTAAAGTTGGAGATATCAATTTTGTAAACGCATTTAACAAATTGAAACACCTTCATGTTATGAGAATTCATAACATATTGGATATTGTTCCAAAATACCCACCTCTTGGCTATTTCGACGTTGGCCAGGAAATAATAATCGACACAACAAaatcaccttatttaaatctcCCAGGAGATATTCTCACATGGCATAATTTGGAGTGTTACCTGCATGGAGTTGCTGGAACTCAAGGTATAGGACTTTTAGCAGGTTTTAAACTAGAGGTGGATCGCGATATCGCGCTTGTTAACAAATCTTCAGGTGCATTGAAAAGTGAGTATCTTGTCCCAGCAAATTGGTGGACTGCGAAGAACAAAGGAATGGTTCAACAAGAAGATGGAAAATGGGTTCTCAATGATCGAGAGGAGTATGACATAGTTGTGGCTgaggtttaa
- the LOC107010621 gene encoding WUSCHEL-related homeobox 9-like isoform X1, with protein MASSNRHWPSMFKSKPCNSHHHQWQHDINSSIIQQRPPCNPEERSPEPKPRWNPRPEQIRILEAIFNSGMVNPPRDEIRKIRAKLQEYGQVGDANVFYWFQNRKSRSKHKQRHLQAKAQQQQQHNNNNNSSHQPIITSSSSSSDKSSPNSLTFSIGTSNVMDLLNSPTSSVNQQNYNEFLSNEQPFFFTVQPPAVVPTHDHSAMSQGFCFQDSSTFSPHSSSSGLLLNEWMGISTTNSKKDENDKINLQSQLMTYTLTSTVSPLATTTIPTISHIQGVTVDPNDGGPTRSTVFINDVAFEVGIGPFNVREVFGEDAVLIHSSGEPLITNEWGITIQPLQHGAFYYLLRTSSIASTHHI; from the exons ATGGCTTCATCAAATAGACACTGGCCTAGTATGTTTAAATCCAAACCTTGCAATTCTCACCATCACCAATGGCAACATGACATCAACTCTTCTATCATTCAACAAAGACCTCCATGCAATCCag AAGAGCGAAGTCCAGAGCCAAAGCCTAGATGGAATCCAAGACCTGAGCAAATTCGTATACTTGAAGCAATCTTTAATTCAGGCATGGTGAATCCACCAAGGGATGAGATAAGGAAAATCCGAGCTAAACTTCAAGAATATGGACAAGTAGGTGATGCTAATGTGTTTTACTGGTTTCAAAACAGGAAATCAAGAAGTAAACACAAACAACGTCATTTACAAGCTaaagctcaacaacaacaacaacataataataacaataattcgTCTCATCAACCTATTATtacttcatcttcatcatcttctGATAAATCTTCACCAAATTCGTTGACTTTCTCAATTGGTACCTCCAATGTTATGGACTTGCTCAATTCTCCTACTTCTTCAGTGAACCAACAAAACTATAACGAGTTCCTGTCTAACGAGCAGCCTTTCTTTTTCACTGTACAACCACCAGCAGTAGTACCAACTCATGATCACTCCGCTATGTCACAAGGGTTTTGCTTCCAGGATTCATCTACTTTTTCtcctcattcttcttcttctggaCTTCTTCTTAATGAATGGATGGGGATAAGTACTACTAATTCAAAGAAAGatgaaaatgacaaaatcaaTTTGCAGTCACAGCTCATGACTTATACACTTACTTCAACTGTTTCTCCTCTTGCTACTACCACTATTCCCACCATTAGTCACATTCAAG GGGTTACTGTGGATCCTAATGATGGGGGTCCCACAAGATCGACAGTGTTTATCAACGACGTTGCTTTTGAGGTTGGGATAGGACCGTTTAACGTGAGGGAAGTGTTCGGTGAAGATGCGGTGCTTATACATTCATCTGGTGAACCACTTATTACTAATGAATGGGGTATCACAATTCAGCCACTACAGCATGGTGCATTTTACTACTTGCTTCGCACGTCAAGTATTGCATCGACTCATCATATATAA
- the LOC107010621 gene encoding WUSCHEL-related homeobox 9-like isoform X2 — MASSNRHWPSMFKSKPCNSHHHQWQHDINSSIIQQRPPCNPERSPEPKPRWNPRPEQIRILEAIFNSGMVNPPRDEIRKIRAKLQEYGQVGDANVFYWFQNRKSRSKHKQRHLQAKAQQQQQHNNNNNSSHQPIITSSSSSSDKSSPNSLTFSIGTSNVMDLLNSPTSSVNQQNYNEFLSNEQPFFFTVQPPAVVPTHDHSAMSQGFCFQDSSTFSPHSSSSGLLLNEWMGISTTNSKKDENDKINLQSQLMTYTLTSTVSPLATTTIPTISHIQGVTVDPNDGGPTRSTVFINDVAFEVGIGPFNVREVFGEDAVLIHSSGEPLITNEWGITIQPLQHGAFYYLLRTSSIASTHHI; from the exons ATGGCTTCATCAAATAGACACTGGCCTAGTATGTTTAAATCCAAACCTTGCAATTCTCACCATCACCAATGGCAACATGACATCAACTCTTCTATCATTCAACAAAGACCTCCATGCAATCCag AGCGAAGTCCAGAGCCAAAGCCTAGATGGAATCCAAGACCTGAGCAAATTCGTATACTTGAAGCAATCTTTAATTCAGGCATGGTGAATCCACCAAGGGATGAGATAAGGAAAATCCGAGCTAAACTTCAAGAATATGGACAAGTAGGTGATGCTAATGTGTTTTACTGGTTTCAAAACAGGAAATCAAGAAGTAAACACAAACAACGTCATTTACAAGCTaaagctcaacaacaacaacaacataataataacaataattcgTCTCATCAACCTATTATtacttcatcttcatcatcttctGATAAATCTTCACCAAATTCGTTGACTTTCTCAATTGGTACCTCCAATGTTATGGACTTGCTCAATTCTCCTACTTCTTCAGTGAACCAACAAAACTATAACGAGTTCCTGTCTAACGAGCAGCCTTTCTTTTTCACTGTACAACCACCAGCAGTAGTACCAACTCATGATCACTCCGCTATGTCACAAGGGTTTTGCTTCCAGGATTCATCTACTTTTTCtcctcattcttcttcttctggaCTTCTTCTTAATGAATGGATGGGGATAAGTACTACTAATTCAAAGAAAGatgaaaatgacaaaatcaaTTTGCAGTCACAGCTCATGACTTATACACTTACTTCAACTGTTTCTCCTCTTGCTACTACCACTATTCCCACCATTAGTCACATTCAAG GGGTTACTGTGGATCCTAATGATGGGGGTCCCACAAGATCGACAGTGTTTATCAACGACGTTGCTTTTGAGGTTGGGATAGGACCGTTTAACGTGAGGGAAGTGTTCGGTGAAGATGCGGTGCTTATACATTCATCTGGTGAACCACTTATTACTAATGAATGGGGTATCACAATTCAGCCACTACAGCATGGTGCATTTTACTACTTGCTTCGCACGTCAAGTATTGCATCGACTCATCATATATAA
- the LOC114076116 gene encoding uncharacterized protein LOC114076116, whose protein sequence is MEEQRNKQLQIVQFPHVPQVPIITTSESTTRYVPPLAIDQDHRENGANCNRQDYNMLNSSVPNYANHLQWHGQGVETQGITNNGSNLINIGFGNDMFGYGNLPYRPIEQIRNGYIPMVHRQATYNNGGHVQLHEQRFPYNSVDLGVERRRKDQSDQFVHPNFNGRHVRGRGIGSIGPMIRHSPIISNCSSGSTVDSIIVNAVRTMANHSVNGRHVEDGRNQRAQGFATVLQDFTNYNHNDLPGEHKQRDMDNRDHSTSK, encoded by the exons ATGGAGGAACAAAGGAACAAACAACTTCAAATAGTTCAATTCCCTCATGTACCCCAGGTTCCAATAATAACAACATCAGAGAGTACAACTAGGTACGTCCCCCCTTTGGCAATAGATCAAGATCATAGAGAAAATGGTGCAAATTGTAATCGACAAGACTATAACATGCTGAACTCAAGTGTACCGAATTATGCTAATCATTTGCAATGGCATGGACAAGGAGTAGAAACTCAAGGAATTACTAATAATGGTTCTAATTTGATCAATATTGGTTTTGGCAACGATATGTTTGGATATGGTAATTTACCATATCGACCAATCGAACAAATTCGAAATGGTTATATCCCAATGGTTCATCGTCAAGCTACTTACAATAACGGTGGACATGTTCAATTACATGAACAAAGATTTCCATACAACAGTGTTGATTTGGGggttgaaagaagaagaaaggaccAAAGTGATCAATTTGTGCATCCAAATTTTAATGGTAGACATGTACGAGGAAGGGGAATTGGGTCAATTGGCCCAATGATTAGACATAGTCCAATTATATCAAATTGTAGTTCTGGTTCTACTGTTGACTCGATTATTGTTAATGCTGTGAGGACAATGGCGAATCATAGTGTTAATGGAAGACATGTCGAAGATGGAAGAAATCAAAGAGCACAAGGTTTTGCAACAGTTCTTCAAGACTTCACTAACTATAACCACAATGATTTACCAG GTGAACATAAGCAACGAGATATGGATAATAGAGATCATTCAACCTCCAAATAG
- the LOC107011826 gene encoding 28 kDa heat- and acid-stable phosphoprotein translates to MGRGKFKGKPTGRRQFSTPEEMLAGTSRRPRTFKQEEAEAEDNEKFEEESEEESEEDSDGERRKGTQGIIEIENPNLVKPKNVKAKNVDIEKTTELSRREREEIEKQQAHERYMRLQEQGKTDQAKKDLERLALIRQQRADAAKKREEEKAAKEQKKSEARK, encoded by the exons ATGGGAAGAGGAAAGTTCAAGGGAAAGCCAACTGGTCGCCGCCAGTTCTCCACTCCTGAGGAGATGC TTGCTGGTACTTCTCGACGTCCTCGCACATTTAAGCAG GAAGAGGCTGAAGCTGAGGATAATGAGAAATTTGAAGAGGAGTCTGAAGAGGAATCTGAAGAAGATTCTGATGGAGAG AGGCGGAAAGGTACCCAGGGTATCATTGAGATTGAGAACCCCAATTTGGTGAAGCCAAAGAACGTGAAAGCTAAAAATGTTGAT ATTGAGAAAACAACTGAGCTTTCAAGACGTGAAAG GGAAGAGATAGAGAAACAACAAGCTCATGAGAGGTATATGAGGTTGCAAGAACAAGGAAAAACAGATCAAGCTAAGAAAGATTTAG AACGCTTGGCTCTCATACGACAACAAAGAGCAGATGCTGCCAAAAAGCGAGAGGAGGAGAAAGCTG CCAAAGAACAGAAGAAGTCGGAAGCTCGCAAGTAA
- the LOC107010382 gene encoding rac-like GTP-binding protein RAC13, with the protein MTTARFIKCVTVGDGAVGKTCMLISYTSNTFPTDYVPTVFDNFSANVVVDGSTVNLGLWDTAGQEDYNRLRPLSYRGADVFLLAFSLISKASYENIYKKWIPELRHYAPTIQIVLVGTKLDLREDKQYLSDHPGATPISTAQGEELKKMIGAVAYIECSSKTQQNVKAVFDTAIKVALRPPKMKKRPQKRRTLCAIL; encoded by the exons atgacTACTGCTAGATTCATCAAATGTGTTACTGTTGGTGATGGAGCTGTTGGGAAAACTTGTATGCTAATTTCATACACTAGTAATACTTTTCCAACG GATTATGTTCCAACGGTGTTCGATAACTTCAGTGCAAATGTGGTGGTGGATGGTAGCACTGTTAACCTTGGCCTATGGGATACTGCAG GACAAGAAGACTATAACAGGCTAAGGCCATTAAGTTACAGAGGAGCTGATGTCTTTTTGCTTGCTTTTTCTCTAATAAGCAAGGCAAGCTATGAGAACATTTACAAAAAG TGGATCCCTGAGTTAAGGCACTATGCTCCTACTATACAAATTGTTCTGGTGGGAACTAAACTTG ACCTGAGGGAAGACAAACAATATTTAAGTGATCATCCAGGGGCTACACCTATATCAACTGCCCAG ggAGAGGAATTGAAAAAGATGATAGGAGCGGTTGCCTACATTGAGTGCAGCTCCAAGACTCAGCAG aacGTGAAAGCTGTATTTGATACTGCAATTAAGGTAGCATTGCGACCCCCTAAGATGAAGAAAAGGCCCCAAAAAAGGAGGACGTTATGTGCAATTCTTTGA